A window of Periplaneta americana isolate PAMFEO1 chromosome 7, P.americana_PAMFEO1_priV1, whole genome shotgun sequence contains these coding sequences:
- the LOC138702870 gene encoding uncharacterized protein, which produces MVTMYGRPVMSQEWSVHAQLTISHHHPTEAPTPAPTPAPADPGGVHMEYSWGGHPTSPPPPPPPTPAPNIPARPCYGFQRGNILFTTRPPPRDPPAAAAPPRLDSGYSSEHVSPGSYASLPTRKPAQPYSRRCKSTCSIVLSGGETSGVASASMRADGEGTCYHKQTRPRSSDFAPQPESCEVCGGGRSPSAMRRASGANTFTTHFCTRVPERAPREAPPPPSRDAASQTSDPPAGKTTPRPYGSARRKTDSDLQLLQPDPEPKPAKRLSRSPARLRGRSPMLRKSGDAEGQRKPRTVHIDVYCTGSEDADASASSDDSDDASSPQTVFESEKLKVVHSRVGRDRLPAGYLRRQQQASRRSESFKHEAPRAAQEQQAARGCDSDDGLSSHYPSQSSTAAWSTSSVSSWKDTCSGASLAQSDSFEYADAADRLRIREKERAWGDDSKSWRSPETERRHMLQQQKFKEFLEKHLGKDALPLWKTETTEDSDDETGDAWSFCTGETPGKTLKREDTVKRVASGKSSNEAASLRPPPHDTGSLSDSGPHRFVRRSAIGPFGSKSPSPPPSKVATSVTSPFTNIPGKRTDQLSKAEKFGTIVGAFRKPGHHVGPSKNKECACEHCRKFYEENGYRTRTRSVGDMPVGGVRGSWHGAHESDIDSSSIASTDNEKSVRRHIDSGEEDDG; this is translated from the exons ATGGTGACCATGTACGGCAGACCCGTCATGTCGCAAGAATGGTCGGTGCACGCGCAGCTCACGATCTCGCACCACCATCCGACGGAGGCGCCCACCCCCGCCCCGACCCCCGCGCCAGCCGACCCGGGCGGCGTCCACATGGAGTACTCGTGGGGCGGACACCCCACGTCGCCCCCGCCGCCGCCCCCGCCCACTCCCGCGCCCAACATTCCTGCCAGGCCGTGCTACGGCTTCCAACGCGGCAACATCCTGTTCACGACTCGCCCCCCGCCCAGAGACCCCCCCGCCGCCGCGGCGCCGCCCCGCCTGGACTCCGGCTACAGCAGCGAACACGTGTCCCCCGGGTCGTACGCCAGCCTTCCCACGCGCAAACCGGCGCAGCCCTACAGCCGGCGCTGCAAGAGCACGTGCAGCATCGTGCTGTCGGGGGGCGAGACCTCCGGTGTGGCCAGCGCATCCATGCGGGCCGACGGCGAAGGCACGTGCTACCACAAACAGACGCGTCCAAGGAGCTCGGACTTCGCCCCCCAGCCCGAGTCTTGCGAAGTGTGCGGCGGCGGGCGGAGCCCCTCGGCAATGAGGCGAGCGTCGGGCGCTAACACGTTCACGACGCACTTCTGCACGCGCGTGCCCGAGCGCGCGCCCCGCGAGGCGCCGCCGCCGCCCAGCCGTGACGCCGCATCGCAGACGTCGGACCCCCCGGCCGGCAAGACGACGCCTCGGCCGTACGGGAGCGCCCGCAGGAAGACGGACTCCGACCTGCAGCTGCTGCAGCCCGACCCCGAGCCCAAG CCCGCCAAGCGCCTGTCCCGCTCGCCGGCGCGCCTGCGGGGCCGCTCTCCCATGCTACGCAAGTCCGGGGACGCGGAAGGCCAACGCAAGCCACGCACGGTGCACATCGACGTATACTGCACGGGCTCAGAAGACGCCGACGCCAGCGCCTCCAGTGACGACTCGGACGACGCGTCGTCGCCTCAGACGGTATTCGAGTCGGAGAAGCTGAAGGTGGTGCACTCGCGCGTGGGCAGGGACCGGCTGCCCGCCGGCTACCTGCGGCGCCAGCAGCAGGCGTCGCGACGCAGCGAGAGCTTCAAGCACGAGGCGCCGCGGGCCGCGCAAGAGCAGCAGGCGGCCCGCGGCTGCGACAGCGACGACGGCCTGAGCTCGCACTACCCCTCGCAGAGCAGCACCGCGGCGTGGTCCACGTCCAGCGTGTCGTCCTGGAAGGACACGTGCAGCGGCGCCAGTCTGGCCCAGAGCGACAGCTTTGAGTACGCCGACGCCGCGGACCGCCTGCGCATCCGAGAGAAGGAGCGCGCTTGGGGCGACGACTCCAAGTCGTGGCGCTCCCCAGAAACCGAGCGCCGCCACATGCTGCAGCAGCAAAAGTTCAAGGAGTTCCTAGAGAAGCATCTGGGCAAAGACGCCCTGCCGCTGTGGAAGACAGAGACCACCGAAGATTCGGACGACGAGACCGGCGATGCCTGGAGCTTCTGCACGGGAGAGACTCCCGGGAAGACGCTCAAGAGGGAGGATACCGTCAAGAGGGTCGCATCGGGGAAGAGCAGCAACGAGGCAGCATCCTTGAGGCCTCCGCCCCACGACACAGGAAGTCTGAGCGACTCAGGACCGCACAGATTCGTGCGCCGCTCGGCGATCGGACCCTTCGGCTCCAAGTCTCCGTCTCCCCCGCCCTCCAAGGTCGCCACCAGCGTGACCTCTCCCTTCACGAACATCCCTGGCAAGCGCACAGACCAGTTGTCCAAGGCGGAGAAGTTCGGAACTATAGTAGGGGCATTTCGGAAGCCAGGACATCACGTGGGACCCTCCAAGAACAAGGAGTGTGCGTGCGAGCACTGCCGCAAGTTCTACGAGGAGAACGGCTATCGCACACGTACACGTTCTGTGGGAGACATGCCGGTAGGGGGCGTGAGAGGGAGTTGGCACGGGGCGCACGAGTCTGACATAGATAGCAGCAGCATCGCCTCTACCGACAATGAGAAGTCTGTCAGACGACACATCGACAGCGGAGAGGAAGACGACGGCTAG